The Niabella beijingensis genomic interval TAACAGTGCCAACCTGTACATGGAACACTTTCCCTATTTAAACCGCTTGTGGTTCGGTGAATATTTCGATTATGAAAACAACAGTCCCGATTTTTTCCTGACAGAAGTGAGCGGTATTCCGTTCGGGCTGATGGGAGAGATGCTTCAGGATGGCGGAAATGCCTGGAGGGGAATGGTGTACGGAATGACCTGCCGGATCCCCTGGACGGAGAATGCAGACCCCACCGGCATCTGGAAGCTCTGGGATGATTTCGGAATGCAGGGTTCGGCAATGATCGGTTACTGGGTACACAATAACCCCGTGAAGACGGATAACGAAAAAGTAAAGGCCACCGTTTACAAAAAGAATGGAAAGGCACTGGTGTCCATTGCCAGCTGGAATGAAACAGATACGGATGTTTTGTTGCATATCGATTGGAAACAACTGGGCATCGATCCTGCAACAGCAGTTATTGAAGCACCCGCCGTTAAAAAATTCCAGGAGGCCCGGCAATTCCGTCCCGGTGAAAAGATACCTGTTCCAAAAAATAAAGGCTGGTTGCTGGTGATCCATTGATCTGTATAAAACGGGACCATATCAAGGATGGTCCTTGGGATGCGGATAACGGCTGAAACGGTTCAGCCTGGTTATTCCCCGGAAGGGCGGTGATGAATTTGATACAGTCCCGCTTTTACAGGCACTGCCGGGTCATTCCGGTGTTACCGTAATGCCTTCCTCTATTTCGTCATTTGCCTGTGCAATTACTTTTTCACCGGGTTGCAGGTTGCCAAATACTTCAATGGCCCCATTGCTGCTGTTGCCGGTGCTTACATCAATCTTGGTTGTCCGGCCATTTCTTTCAGCCAGCACGTATTTCCGTTCTGTGGAAGTGACCACCGCTGTTTGCGGCAGGCGGAAACTGTTGCGGCTTCCCGGTACATCAATCACCACGTCGGCGTACATACCGGGTGAGAGGAGGTGCGCTTTATTGGGAATATCTATTTCAACGCGCTCGCTGCGCAGCCGGGGATCTACATTCATCGATTTGCGGCTGATGAACCCGGTTTGCCGCTCGCCCGGAAGGGCACTCACGTAAAAGTGTACGGTATCTTTTTGGTTCAGTGCCGGTGCCATGGTTTCGGGGATATCGATCTGCAGCCGCAGATGGTCCACTTCTTTTAGTTCCAGCATGGGCGTATTGGTTTCCGAAGCGCTTACAAGTGTACCCACGCTTACATTGCGTTGGGTGATCACGCCGGAAAAAGGCGCCCGCACATTTAAATAGGAAAGCATGGTCTGCTGCATCTGCCAGTTGTTCTTCCGCGCATTGCTCAATGCAAGGCCGGAGTTTACCTTGGCCTTTGATGTTGACAGGTCCATGGGCGAGATGGCTCCTTCTGTGCGGGCCGCTTCCTGCAACCGGCGATAGCGCTCTTCATCGATGTTGAAAGCGGCCTTCGATTGTTCAAACTCTTCTTTTGCCCGGAGCGAGGCCTGTTCCAGTTCGGGCGCGTCAAGCGTCATTAGCAGGTCCCCTTTGTGCACCTTCGCACCGATATCTACCCGCACGGATTTTACATAGCCATTTACTTTGGGGAAAATGCTGACCTCCTGGTAGGCCGCCAGCTGGGCAGGTAACTTTAATTGTGCGGATATTCCTCCCCTTACTACTGTCGCCAGTTCAAAGTGGCCGGCAGATGAAGTTCCGGTCGTCTTTGCTTTTTTTTCCGCACTCGCAGAACAGGCCGTTAGTGATAATACGGTTAATGTATAAAGGATGTATTGTTTCATGTTATTGTATTTTTAGGATTTTCAGGATACCGGCTTCAGCCGGTATCCTGCGTTGATTTATTGCTTGTCGGGTAATAATGAAGGAGCCTTGTACGGCGATTTTTCCCGGACCCACGCGTATACCAGCGGCACGATGTACAATGCTGCCCAGGTAGAGGCAATGATACCGCCGATTACAGCCCTGCCCAGCGGAGCCGACTGATCTCCTGCCTCGCCCAGTCCGCTGGCCATCGGGATCATTCCAGCGATCATAGCAAAGCTGGTCATAAGGATCGGCCGCAACCGGATCGATGCTGCTGTACGTGCTGCGCGGGCTGCGTCCCGGTATTCCGGTCTCAAGGTCTCGGCATTGGTCACAATCAGGATGGCATTGGCCACGGAAACGCCTACGGCCATAATAATACCCATATAAGACTGGAGGTTCAATGTGGCGCCGGTGGCGAGCAGCAGCAGCAGGGAACCGGCCAGTACTGCGGGTATTGTGACGAGCACGGTTACTGCCAGTCCGAAAGACTGGAAGTTGGCGGTAAGCAGCAAAAGGATTACCACGATCGCAACCAGCAGTCCGTTTTGCAGGGAGCTTAGTGTTTCGATGAGCAGGGAAGACATGCCTTTTATTTTGGCCACCAGGCCTTGTGGGGGAGTTCCCTGTTCATCAATGGCCTTTTGTACGGCGGCCGTGGCAGTACCCAGGTCTTTTCTGAAAATATTGGCGCTTATTGTAAGGAATCTTCTCGGGCCGGAGCGGTCGTATTCGCCGGGAAGATGTTCTACCGAAAAATGCGCCACATCAGATAATACCGGCCTGGCCTGGCCTTTGATGAGGGGTACAGACCGGAGCTGCTCCAGCGAGTTCATCAGGTATTCCGGCACCTGCACCTGTACCTGGTAGGTGTAAGCCACCTTGGGATCCAGCCACTGGATCTTCTCCGTAAAACGGCTGGAAGAGGTAACATCGGTGATACTCCGTGCGACCTCGTTCAGATTAAGTCCCATCTGTGCGAGTGCCAGCCGGTCGATATTGATCTTTATGGTCGGAAACTTCAGCGGCTGGGCGATCTGAACATCCCGAAGGAAATCTACTTTTTTCAACCGGTTTACCAGCGCATTGGCATAGCTGGTGATGTCCTTAAAGTTTTTTCCGGCTACCCGTACCTCCACCGGAGTAGCGGCGCCCTGTGCCATGATCTTTTCTGTCAATTCGATCGGTTCAAATGATATCGTTACCCCCGGGTACTGTTGCCGGATGCAGGTGCGGAGCCGGTCTTTTAATGCATCGAGGTTTACCTTGTACGTCTCATTCAGATTTAGCTGCATTACGGCCTCATGGGTGCCGCTGTTGAACACGTACAGGTTGCTGGTACCATAGCTGCTGGGCACCAGCCCCACATAAGCGGAGCTAATAGCCACGTTGCCATCGGTTACCGAATCGATCAGCCGGAGGATGCCTTTTGTTACGCCTTCTGTTCTTTCAAGCCTCGTGCCATTGGCTTCACGGATCCGCACCTGCAGCTGGCCATTATTGGTTTTGGGCAGCAGGTCCTTACCGATGATAAAAAAACA includes:
- a CDS encoding efflux RND transporter periplasmic adaptor subunit, which encodes MKQYILYTLTVLSLTACSASAEKKAKTTGTSSAGHFELATVVRGGISAQLKLPAQLAAYQEVSIFPKVNGYVKSVRVDIGAKVHKGDLLMTLDAPELEQASLRAKEEFEQSKAAFNIDEERYRRLQEAARTEGAISPMDLSTSKAKVNSGLALSNARKNNWQMQQTMLSYLNVRAPFSGVITQRNVSVGTLVSASETNTPMLELKEVDHLRLQIDIPETMAPALNQKDTVHFYVSALPGERQTGFISRKSMNVDPRLRSERVEIDIPNKAHLLSPGMYADVVIDVPGSRNSFRLPQTAVVTSTERKYVLAERNGRTTKIDVSTGNSSNGAIEVFGNLQPGEKVIAQANDEIEEGITVTPE